In one Triplophysa dalaica isolate WHDGS20190420 chromosome 9, ASM1584641v1, whole genome shotgun sequence genomic region, the following are encoded:
- the aldoca gene encoding fructose-bisphosphate aldolase C-A, translating into MTHNFPSLTTEQKKELHEIALRIVSPGKGILAADESIGSMGKRLNQIGVENTEENRRLYRQVLFTADDRIDNCIGGVIFFHETLYQNSDDGIPFVKMIKDKGMTVGIKVDKGVVPLSGTNGETTTQGLDGLSERCAQYKKDGADFAKWRCVMKISDATPSDLCVTENAKVLARYASICQQHGIVPIVEPEILPDGDHDLKCCQFVTERVLAALYKAMFDHHVYLEGTLLKPNMVTPGHGCPTKYSAEEVAIATVTALRRTVPPAVTGVTLLSGGQSEEEASINLNAINNCPLVKPWALTFSFGRALQASALKTWRGQRENERAATEEFIKRAEINSLAAQGKYTFGGDSSGATGLSHYLSSHAY; encoded by the exons ATGACCCACAACTTTCCATCCCTGACCACTGAGCAAAAGAAGGAGCTTCATGAGATCGCTCTGCGCATTGTGTCTCCGGGAAAAGGAATCCTAGCGGCGGATGAATCTATAG GCAGTATGGGGAAGCGTTTGAACCAGATAGGGGTGGAGAACACAGAGGAGAACCGGCGCCTCTACCGCCAAGTGCTCTTCACTGCTGATGATCGCATTGACAACTGTATCGGTGGAGTTATCTTCTTCCACGAAACGCTCTACCAGAACTCAGATGATGGCATCCCATTTGTTAAGATGATAAAGGACAAGGGCATGACTGTAGGAATCAAG gtCGACAAAGGTGTGGTGCCCTTGTCAGGGACAAATGGAGAGACCACTACACAAG GTCTGGATGGGCTATCAGAACGCTGTGCTCAGTATAAAAAGGATGGAGCTGACTTTGCAAAGTGGCGCTGTGTTATGAAAATCAGTGATGCTACCCCGTCCGACCTGTGTGTTACAGAAAATGCAAAGGTTCTCGCCCGCTATGCCAGTATCTGTCAGCAG CACGGCATTGTACCCATAGTGGAACCAGAGATCCTGCCCGACGGAGACCATGATTTGAAATGCTGCCAGTTTGTCACAGAGAGG GTGCTGGCAGCATTGTACAAAGCCATGTTCGATCATCATGTGTATCTGGAAGGCACACTACTCAAGCCCAACATGGTGACCCCTGGACATGGTTGCCCAACCAAATACAGTGCGGAAGAGGTTGCCATAGCAACAGTCACAGCTCTGCGCCGTACTGTCCCACCTGCAGTCACAG GAGTGACGTTACTCTCAGGCGGTCAAAGCGAAGAAGAGGCTTCCATCAATCTTAATGCAATCAATAACTGCCCTCTGGTGAAGCCCTGGGCTCTCACCTTCTCGTTCGGCCGAGCTCTCCAGGCCTCGGCTCTGAAGACCTGGAGGGGACAGCGTGAAAACGAGAGAGCTGCAACTGAGGAGTTCATCAAACGCGCAGAG ATCAACAGTCTGGCAGCCCAAGGGAAGTACACGTTTGGTGGGGATAGCAGTGGTGCCACTGGTCTATCCCATTACCTGTCCAGCCATGCATATTGA